The Xylocopa sonorina isolate GNS202 chromosome 17, iyXylSono1_principal, whole genome shotgun sequence genome includes a region encoding these proteins:
- the Sumo gene encoding small ubiquitin like modifier yields MSDEKKETKAESEHINLKVLGQDSAVVQFKIKKHTPLRKLMNAYCDRVGLAIAAVRFRFDGQPINELDTPTTLEMEEGDTIEVYQQQTGGGFC; encoded by the exons ATGTCTGATGAAAAGAAG GAAACTAAAGCAGAATCGGAGCACATAAATTTAAAAGTGCTGGGGCAAGATAGTGCAGTGGTTCAATTTAAAATTAAGAAGCACACACCACTCAGGAAATTAATGAATGCCTACTGCGATCGTGTA GGCTTGGCGATAGCAGCGGTAAGGTTTAGATTCGATGGACAACCTATAAATGAATTAGACACACCGACAACACTTGAAATGGAAGAGGGGGACACAATAGAGGTTTATCAGCAACAGACAGGAGGAGGATTTTGTTGA
- the LOC143431112 gene encoding histone H3: MARTKQTARKSTGGKAPRKQLATKAARKSAPATGGVKKPHRYRPGTVALREIRRYQKSTELLIRKLPFQRLVREIAQDFKTDLRFQSSAVMALQEASEAYLVGLFEDTNLCAIHAKRVTIMPKDIQLARRIRGERA, translated from the coding sequence ATGGCTCGGACTAAGCAAACTGCTCGCAAGTCTACTGGAGGAAAAGCTCCTCGTAAACAACTCGCTACGAAAGCTGCCCGTAAAAGTGCTCCTGCAACCGGCGGTGTGAAAAAACCTCATCGTTATAGGCCAGGAACGGTCGCACTTCGAGAAATTCGTCGTTACCAGAAAAGCACCGAATTGTTGATCCGCAAGTTGCCGTTTCAACGACTTGTCCGAGAAATAGCTCAAGATTTCAAAACTGATCTCCGTTTCCAGAGTTCCGCAGTAATGGCTCTTCAAGAAGCGAGCGAAGCTTACTTGGTTGGTTTGTTTGAAGATACAAATTTATGTGCTATACACGCAAAACGAGTCACTATAATGCCAAAAGATATTCAATTGGCTCGTCGTATTCGCGGAGAACGCGCTTAA
- the LOC143431191 gene encoding glycerate kinase, with protein MYSNKQISILLHLLRYTYIYIFTICYFSNQFVVIHFNLLNAVIKFTSRKMSMDKKALEHSKSVLKNMYFAGVHAVSPITLVSNKVKFQDGTLYVKDESFEMKQNVYLVGFGKAVMGMAIVLEHMLGDYLKKGIVSVPSVSTNAMWESEDKSYFPKIGASVVKYCEGALNNHPDERSLETTHEIIDLVESLTENDTLIVLISGGGSALLYMPRPSIDSDDKLLLCKALQAAGADIKELNIVRSKLSMVKGGGLARMAYPASIITLILSDIVGDPVELIASGPTVYSNKRPNEVIAILKKYNLFERVEGDTKKLLTATERFKDKHLLTRKKKQFKHVTNIILGSNAVAIEAAFLQAYRDKLTPIILRSDVVGDVHDVSLAYVHICSLICLAMDKMLEKKEFFEKVKDTPILSLSAVKVDEIYNTIDNVSEEGLVLIGGGEPTVVVKGNGKGGRNQELALHFSLDWLAKIKSCYQFANYEVIMLSAGTDGQDGPTDAAGAFGYPAIGPMIHEVYERVKYITSTVIAREEERKEAVKKKKKKKKEEEEEEEEEEELESQQAWQPTEICKTQELSGYLTTRKVNVQSRIQNEGIAEKEEPVRSNCKSDQADGHFTDKVLPFILRTMEVERMLPENALKENDTYNLYSRFKKGLDLFKTGFTGTNVMDLHFIYIKKRKCDCKIDSEKELSENELDTHDLHIDPSTVEKYKKGREQVPFQWDSFLIKTPSLVDEKADQLNIKIIDDNLADPCCRKDRKFPTTNLFKDKDFPLRHV; from the exons ATGTACTCTAATAAACAAATATCTATTCTACTACATT TGTTAcgttatacatacatatatatatttacgatATGTTATTTCAGTAATCAATTTGTTGTTATTCATTTTAACCTATTAAACGCTGTTATAAAATTCACAAGTAGAAAAATGTCTATGGACAAAAAAGCTTTGGAACATTCCAAATCTGTATTAAAAAATATGTATTTTGCCGGTGTACATGCAGTTTCACCAATAACTCTTGTATCGAATAAAGTTAAATTTCAAGATGGAACATTATACGTCAAGGATGAAAGCTTTGAAATGAAGCAAAATGTTTACTTAGTTGGTTTTGGTAAGGCTGTTATGGGTATGGCAATAGTTCTCGAGCACATGCTCGGTGATTATTTGAAGAAGGGTATAGTTAGCGTTCCTTCTGTGTCAACGAATGCAATGTGGGAATCGGAAGATAAGTCCTATTTTCCTAAAATAGGAGCTAGCGTAGTAAAATACTGCGAAGGTGCTCTAAATAATCATCCAGATGAGAGATCTCTAGAAACAACGCATGAAATTATAGACTTGGTAGAATCTTTAACAGAGAATGACACTTTAATTGTATTAATATCTGGTGGTGGTTCTGCGTTGCTTTATATGCCAAGACCGTCAATTGATTCTGATGATAAATTACTACTGTGTAAAGCGCTTCAAGCAGCAGGAGCTGATATCAAGGAACTAAATATAGTCAGAAGTAAATTATCTATGGTGAAGGGCGGCGGTCTAGCTCGAATGGCATACCCGGCTTCGATTATTACCTTGATATTGTCCGATATCGTTGGTGATCCTGTAGAGCTAATTGCTAGTGGTCCGACTGTGTACAGTAACAAGAGACCAAACGAGGTAATAGCTATATTGAAGAAGTACAATTTATTTGAACGCGTTGAAGGTGACACGAAGAAACTTTTAACAGCTACGGAAAGATTTAAAGATAAACATCTACTGACTCGAAAGAAAAAGCAGTTCAAGCATGTAACTAATATTATTTTGGGAAGTAATGCGGTGGCAATCGAGGCAGCATTTCTTCAAGCGTACCGCGACAAACTTACTCCAATAATATTAAGGTCTGATGTTGTTGGCGATGTACATGATGTTAGTTTAGCGTACGTTCATATATGTAGTTTGATATGTCTTGCAATGGATAAGATGTTAGAAAAAAAGGAATTCTTTGAAAAAGTGAAAGATACTCCGATACTTTCCTTGTCGGCTGTTAAAGTTGATGAAATTTATAATACAATTGACAATGTAAGCGAAGAGggattagtattaattggagGAGGAGAACCAACGGTAGTAGTGAAAGGGAATGGCAAAGGTGGCAGAAATCAAGAACTAGCTCTACATTTCTCCTTAGACTGGCTGGCGAAAATTAAAAGTTGTTATCAATTTGCaaattatgaagtaataatgttGAGTGCAGGAACGGACGGTCAGGATGGTCCAACTGATGCAGCAGGTGCATTTGGCTATCCTGCGATTGGTCCAATGATTCACGAAGTATATGAAAGAGTAAAATATATAACTTCGACAGTTATAGCTCGGGAAGAGGAAAGGAAAGAAGccgtaaagaagaagaagaagaagaagaaagaagaagaggaagaagaagaagaagaagaagaacttgAGTCGCAACAAGCTTGGCAACCTACAGAAATTTGTAAAACACAAGAATTAAGCGGCTATTTAACAACTAGAAAGGTGAACGTACAAAGTAGAATACAAAACGAAGGAATAGCAGAAAAAGAAGAACCCGTGCGTAGTAATTGCAAAAGCGACCAAGCTGATGGACATTTTACGGACAAAGTACTTCCATTTATACTTCGAACAATGGAAGTGGAACGTATGCTACCTGAAAATGCTCTAAAAGAAAATGATACGTACAATTTATATTCAAGATTTAAAAAAGGCTTAGATTTATTTAAAACTGGCTTCACTGGTACGAACGTTATGGACTTACACTTTATTTATATCAAGAAACGTAAATGTGATTGTAAGATAGATAGCGAGAAAGAGTTGTCTGAAAATGAATTAGATACACATGATTTACATATCGATCCTTCGACagttgaaaaatacaaaaaagggCGTGAACAAGTACCTTTCCAGTGGGATAGCTTTTTAATTAAAACACCGTCTTTGGTCGATGAAAAAGCTGATCAACTCAATATAAAAATTATCGATGACAATTTGGCAGATCCATGTTGTCGCAAGGATAGAAAATTTCCAACTACAAATCTTTTTAAGGATAAAGATTTTCCGCTACGACATGTGTAA
- the LOC143431201 gene encoding histone H2B, with product MPPKVSGKAVKKAGKAQKNISKTDKKKKRKRKESYAIYIYKVLKQVHPDTGISSKAMSIMNSFVNDVFERIAAEASRLAHYNKRSTITSREIQTAVRLLLPGELAKHAVSEGTKAVTKYTSSK from the coding sequence ATGCCGCCTAAAGTTAGTGGGAAAGCCGTGAAGAAAGCTGGTAAGGCTCAGAAAAATATCAGTAAAACTGAtaagaaaaagaagaggaagaggaaggaaAGCTACGCTATTTACATCTACAAAGTGTTGAAGCAAGTCCATCCCGATACCGGAATTTCCAGCAAAGCTATGAGTATCATGAATAGCTTCGTTAATGACGTTTTTGAACGTATCGCTGCTGAAGCCTCAAGATTGGCACACTACAACAAACGCTCGACCATTACTTCTCGCGAAATCCAAACTGCTGTAAGACTTTTACTACCCGGTGAATTGGCAAAGCACGCAGTCAGCGAAGGAACCAAAGCAGTCACCAAATACACCAGCTCCAAATAA
- the LOC143431196 gene encoding histone H4, with protein sequence MTGRGKGGKGLGKGGAKRHRKVLRDNIQGITKPAIRRLARRGGVKRISGLIYEETRGVLKVFLENVIRDAVTYTEHAKRKTVTAMDVVYALKRQGRTLYGFGG encoded by the coding sequence ATGACTGGCCGCGGAAAGGGAGGAAAAGGATTGGGGAAGGGAGGAGCAAAGAGGCACAGAAAAGTGCTTCGTGATAATATTCAAGGTATCACGAAACCTGCTATTCGCCGTTTAGCAAGACGTGGTGGTGTAAAACGAATCTCAGGTTTGATTTACGAAGAAACTCGAGGTGTGCTGAAGGTGTTCCTTGAGAACGTCATTCGTGATGCTGTTACGTACACTGAGCACGCAAAGAGGAAAACTGTAACTGCTATGGACGTGGTGTACGCTCTGAAGCGTCAAGGAAGAACCCTTTACGGTTTTGGCGGTTAA